The window TATACGCATACAACTTCGCTTGAGCCCAATGCACCAGATAACCATCCAATTCTAGTTGTTCTAGTGGTTGAGAGAAGGACTTTATTTCATCAACTATTACCGATTCATTCCTAAATAACAGTCCATCACATCTTCCTTCAATTATAAAGGTTAAGGCTTCATAAGGAATTTGTGCACGGAGGTAGACTTCTTTTAAATCTCCCACTCCATATGTTTTTTGGATCTTTTGGTGAATTCTCGTTCCTTCTGTAAGGGACGATTGTGAGCGAAAACGTGTATCAATGCTTCCACTTCTGAACACATGTTCAACAAGGGTTCTGACAGATATTTGAATATTTACTGACACAAAATCACCTGCTTGCTAATTCATCATTTATAAGAATATTTGTTCGCGTTTTAAGTATAACAGATATATTTAAGGATATTTATTTAACCGATTTGACATTTTAAAAAAAAGGAGTATATTAATATTCTTGTGTTACATTTTTTTAGCTTGTTAATATATTGTTCATATATTTCTGTTATGATAGGTTATAGATTATCCTGGTGCTCTTTCAATTATCGATGATTTAATACAAAACAACGAAGGTGGGTGCAAAAATGAATAGCTTATTTCAAAAGGGTCAAAGTGTTTGCAATAAATATATGGGCTTTTTCTTTTTGGCTGTATTCTTCCTTTGGATGAAAACATATATTGTTCAATTAACACAGTTTGACCTAGGAATTGAAAATTCTATCCAAAAGTTTCTTTTATTAATTAATCCTTTAGGATCTGCTATATTATTTTTAGGCTTGGCTACCTTTTTTAAAGGAAGAAAAAAGTATGTTGGGTTGATTGTTATAGATTTTCTTTTATCATTACTTTTATATGCCAATGTGTTATATTACCGATTCTTTAATGATTTTATTACTTTACCAACTTTAACTCAGACCCAAAATTTTGGAGATGTAAGTGGTAGTGTTGGTTCTTTATTAAAACCATATGACATTTTTTTCTTTTTGGATATTATTGTTCTAATCGCACTAGTATCATTTCGTTTTGTAAAAGTTGAAGTTAAAGACATGAACCGCCAAAGGGTTGCTGCTTTATTTTTATTTGCTCTAGGTATATCAAGTGCAAATTTGGGTTTAGCAGAGGCGGACCGTCCCCAACTATTAACAAGAGGATTTGATAGAAATTATATTGTTAAATATTTAGGTATGTACAATTACACGATTTATGACGCTGTTCAAAGTACAAAGGCATCGGCACAAAGGGTTTTGGCAGATAGTAATGACATAACTGAAGTCATTAACTACACTCAATCTAACTATGCTGAGCCTAATCCAGCTTACTTCGGTACTGGAAAAGGAATGAATGTAATATATTTACATCTAGAATCAATGCAAAACTTCCTTATTAATTACAAATTAAATGGTGAAGAAGTAACACCATTTTTAAATTCACTAACGAGTGAAAAAAATACGTTTTATTTTGATAATTTTTTTCATCAAACAGCACAAGGTAAAACGTCTGATGCCGAATTTATGTTAGAAAATTCTCTATTTGGATTACCACAAGGTTCAGCTTATACAACAAAAGGTTTAAATACGTTCCAAGCAGCCCCTGCTATATTAGGGCAGCAAGGTTATACATCTGCTGTGTTCCACGGAAATTCAGGAAGCTTTTGGAACCGAGATGAAATATACAAATCGTTTGGATTTAATAAGTTTTTTGATTCAAATTACTATAAAATGGGTACTGATGATCAAGCAGAGTATGGTCTAATGGATAAGCCGTTCTTTGAGCAATCCATTCCACTCTTGGAATCATTACCACAACCATTTTACACAAAGTTTATTACCGTTTCGAATCATTTTCCGTACCCAATTAATGAAAAAGATGCGACAATAGCACCTGCATCTACTGGTGACGCTTCTGTTGATTCGTACTTCCAAACAGCGCGTTATGCAGATGAGGCTTTAAAACAATTCTTTGTTTACTTGAAGAGTTCTGGTTTATATGATCATTCCATTATTATAATGTACGGCGACCATTATGGAATTTCAGAAAATCATAATGATGCAATGGCACAAATTCTTGGAAAAGAGATAACACCTTTTGAAAATGCCGGTTTACAACGTGTACCATTATTCATTCGTGTACCAGGTGTCCAGGGTGGAGTGAATCACACTTATGGTGGTCAAACAGATCTCCTTCCAACACTTCTTCATTTACTTGGAACAGATACAAAAGATTATATCCAGTTTGGTTCAGATCTATTATCTGAGCAGCACAATGATTTAGTACCTTTCCGAAATGGAGACTATGTGAGTTCTACTATCACGTCTATTAACGACAAATTCTATGATTCAAAAACAGGAATGGAACTAGCAAAGGCCAAAACCGAAGAGGCAAATAAATTGAAAGAAAGTGTAGAGCATAAATTAGCTCTTTCTGATGAAGTAGTCAACGGTGATTTATTACGTTTCTACACCCCTGAAAACTTTGTTCCAGTTGACAGAAC of the Bacillus sp. 1NLA3E genome contains:
- a CDS encoding LTA synthase family protein codes for the protein MNSLFQKGQSVCNKYMGFFFLAVFFLWMKTYIVQLTQFDLGIENSIQKFLLLINPLGSAILFLGLATFFKGRKKYVGLIVIDFLLSLLLYANVLYYRFFNDFITLPTLTQTQNFGDVSGSVGSLLKPYDIFFFLDIIVLIALVSFRFVKVEVKDMNRQRVAALFLFALGISSANLGLAEADRPQLLTRGFDRNYIVKYLGMYNYTIYDAVQSTKASAQRVLADSNDITEVINYTQSNYAEPNPAYFGTGKGMNVIYLHLESMQNFLINYKLNGEEVTPFLNSLTSEKNTFYFDNFFHQTAQGKTSDAEFMLENSLFGLPQGSAYTTKGLNTFQAAPAILGQQGYTSAVFHGNSGSFWNRDEIYKSFGFNKFFDSNYYKMGTDDQAEYGLMDKPFFEQSIPLLESLPQPFYTKFITVSNHFPYPINEKDATIAPASTGDASVDSYFQTARYADEALKQFFVYLKSSGLYDHSIIIMYGDHYGISENHNDAMAQILGKEITPFENAGLQRVPLFIRVPGVQGGVNHTYGGQTDLLPTLLHLLGTDTKDYIQFGSDLLSEQHNDLVPFRNGDYVSSTITSINDKFYDSKTGMELAKAKTEEANKLKESVEHKLALSDEVVNGDLLRFYTPENFVPVDRTKYNYQVTQGINSNQ